A region of Clostridia bacterium DNA encodes the following proteins:
- a CDS encoding nicotinamide-nucleotide amidohydrolase family protein encodes RRLFVAGYGESVIAERVAATLGAGSPSASGVRWATYLHAGTVEVRLWAQRSQEGLRAGEAESAVAEAAARVREALAPWVYSEEEPSLSSAIASLALRQGRRVAVAESCSGGAVAAALSGVPGASRWFAGGVVAYQSWVKERVLGVDRGILDSEGAVSAACAEAMARGARASLSADVVVAVTGYAGPDGGDERNPVGTVYVGWSDSTGQGSVRRVFHGPRHAVRERATWEALVCLWARLSGLAPPS; translated from the coding sequence CGCGCCGGCTTTTTGTCGCGGGCTACGGGGAGAGCGTGATCGCGGAGCGCGTGGCCGCCACGCTCGGGGCTGGCAGCCCCTCCGCCAGCGGCGTACGCTGGGCCACGTACCTGCACGCCGGCACGGTCGAGGTTCGCCTGTGGGCGCAACGCTCCCAGGAAGGTTTGCGAGCCGGCGAGGCGGAATCGGCTGTCGCCGAGGCAGCTGCCCGCGTTCGGGAGGCGCTCGCCCCGTGGGTGTACTCCGAAGAGGAGCCGTCCCTCTCCTCGGCGATCGCGTCCCTCGCGCTGCGGCAGGGACGGCGCGTGGCGGTCGCCGAGTCCTGCTCCGGCGGCGCTGTCGCGGCCGCGCTCAGCGGCGTCCCGGGAGCCTCGCGCTGGTTCGCCGGCGGGGTCGTGGCGTATCAGAGTTGGGTCAAGGAGCGCGTGCTGGGCGTCGACCGGGGGATCCTGGACAGCGAGGGCGCCGTGAGCGCGGCCTGCGCGGAAGCGATGGCGCGCGGCGCGCGGGCTTCGCTCAGCGCGGACGTCGTCGTCGCCGTCACGGGCTATGCCGGCCCGGACGGCGGGGACGAGCGCAACCCGGTCGGCACCGTCTACGTGGGCTGGAGCGACTCCACCGGCCAAGGCTCCGTGCGCCGCGTGTTCCACGGCCCGCGTCACGCCGTCCGCGAGCGCGCCACGTGGGAAGCGCTGGTGTGTCTCTGGGCCCGGCTGTCCGGGCTTGCGCCGCCATCGTGA